Proteins from one bacterium genomic window:
- a CDS encoding HD domain-containing phosphohydrolase, with protein sequence MKSISKRLLVTLVGIIIPIVFISAGLYLYYTEKRIDNLAGDVEKKIPVRVELVLNQIFDELSSGAKGRREYFDSLLVSNNKIFEKLIKSEPKRVESALDSLKVQFLKSLPDSFYVDLDISLIDSSGNVVYSSKREFLNLDLKEMGSLWDTLKNLKKEATHFLPLSFSSRDAKMRSYIYLKLNSGYYTTLSLDINSLEYRSKIERLKGLSVFIKDIGVYNVAKESLLEFFSPYPRKVFRKRPFYRDIEEDMEFSLGTTKLRGLLFARLDFYPLFSILLFSFFVYLILITTLSLVSLYVRKLVKEESHNLAKIIEMVRHLEDPEEISERVRTKEVVDLVKVLHTHVIKTNEKIKENEVLFMKFRSAFYNFSEKLAVLAERIDPEDAGHLKRVKYLTKLILDNMEIDEDYKNAIVEFSVLHDIGKIFIPSALLNKVGPLTEEERELVRKHTILAERLLSHPELKIAREIAVYHHENYDGTGYPFGLKGEEIPFPARVVKLTNTYDVLRSERPYKKGLSHEEALKILLVGDKKTNPSHFDPKILSVFLKVCKDTDPLSGLVEF encoded by the coding sequence ATGAAATCTATTTCTAAAAGATTGTTGGTGACGCTTGTAGGTATTATAATCCCAATTGTCTTCATCTCCGCTGGTTTGTACTTATATTATACTGAAAAAAGGATTGACAACCTTGCGGGAGATGTTGAGAAAAAGATCCCGGTAAGGGTTGAACTTGTTCTCAATCAGATCTTTGATGAACTTTCCTCTGGTGCTAAAGGGAGAAGAGAGTATTTTGATAGCTTGCTTGTGTCTAACAACAAAATTTTTGAGAAACTTATAAAATCTGAGCCTAAAAGGGTGGAGAGTGCACTGGACAGTTTAAAGGTCCAGTTCTTAAAATCTTTGCCGGATTCGTTCTACGTTGACCTTGATATTTCTCTTATAGACAGTAGTGGGAATGTTGTTTATTCCTCAAAACGAGAATTTTTAAACCTTGACTTAAAGGAAATGGGAAGCCTTTGGGATACCCTTAAGAATCTAAAAAAGGAGGCAACCCATTTTTTACCTCTGAGTTTCTCCTCTCGGGATGCAAAGATGCGTTCATACATATATCTTAAGTTAAACTCGGGTTACTATACAACTCTTTCTCTGGATATAAATTCTCTGGAATACAGGTCAAAGATTGAAAGACTTAAAGGGTTGTCAGTTTTTATAAAGGATATAGGGGTTTATAATGTTGCTAAAGAGTCACTTTTGGAGTTCTTTTCTCCTTACCCTCGGAAGGTTTTTAGAAAGCGCCCGTTTTACCGTGATATAGAAGAAGACATGGAATTTTCTTTGGGGACTACCAAATTAAGGGGCCTGCTTTTTGCCAGACTCGATTTTTATCCTCTCTTTTCTATTTTATTGTTTAGTTTTTTCGTGTATCTTATATTAATTACTACCCTTTCCTTAGTCTCATTATATGTTAGGAAGTTGGTAAAGGAGGAAAGTCACAATCTCGCAAAGATCATTGAAATGGTGAGGCACCTTGAGGATCCGGAAGAAATTAGTGAGAGAGTTCGCACTAAGGAAGTTGTTGACTTGGTAAAGGTTTTGCACACTCACGTGATAAAGACCAATGAGAAGATAAAGGAAAATGAAGTTTTGTTTATGAAATTTAGATCAGCTTTTTACAATTTTTCAGAAAAACTGGCAGTTCTTGCTGAAAGAATTGATCCTGAGGATGCTGGTCATCTTAAAAGAGTAAAATATCTAACGAAGTTGATTCTTGATAATATGGAAATTGACGAAGATTACAAAAATGCGATTGTTGAGTTTTCTGTTTTACATGACATAGGTAAAATTTTTATCCCTTCAGCTCTCCTTAACAAAGTAGGGCCTCTCACTGAAGAGGAAAGGGAGTTGGTAAGAAAACATACTATACTTGCAGAAAGATTACTGTCCCATCCTGAGCTAAAAATAGCACGGGAGATTGCGGTTTATCATCACGAAAATTACGACGGAACTGGTTATCCTTTTGGACTTAAAGGTGAAGAGATACCTTTTCCTGCCAGAGTTGTGAAATTAACCAACACTTACGATGTTTTAAGGAGCGAAAGACCTTACAAGAAGGGCCTTTCTCATGAGGAAGCACTGAAAATACTGTTAGTAGGTGACAAGAAAACAAACCCTTCCCACTTTGATCCAAAAATTCTCAGTGTGTTTTTAAAAGTCTGTAAGGATACAGATCCTCTAAGCGGGTTGGTGGAATTTTAA
- a CDS encoding HAMP domain-containing sensor histidine kinase: MRGVGYRVIIFAGILFLLSLALVLPVSREIEKGIDAESKAITLLISSIIAHSENIELAFAEIKEILGEVNFPIVMTNELGLPVAWASIDVPSEKYTINMLYRPDLLKDDPDYLRLISWMGKLGEKHDPYEVKKGEEVIGYIYYGYPKYTTWIRLLPFVVLVISLAASIFLVEAGRVIHTYEVETIWANFARGLAHQMGTPVSALMGWLEFLKTGNCSDKIITAMEKDILRLRSILQRFSRVGGKVKKEVVRVDEMLKELISELKERFLKNVEVTLECEAGLTVEADRELLAWAFENLIKNSYEALGPSGKIVVKALKDVGEVVIRFVDNGKGFDSKQARKVFKESFSTKEHGWGIGLLLARRIVEDIHGGKIKLVKSEPFVETIFEVRLNEKGSD; this comes from the coding sequence ATGAGAGGTGTAGGCTATAGAGTAATTATTTTTGCAGGGATTCTATTTCTCTTGTCCCTTGCATTAGTTTTACCTGTTTCAAGGGAAATCGAAAAGGGGATAGATGCTGAATCAAAGGCTATCACCTTACTTATTTCTTCAATAATTGCCCATTCTGAAAATATTGAGTTAGCCTTCGCTGAGATAAAGGAAATTCTCGGTGAAGTTAACTTTCCCATTGTGATGACCAATGAACTTGGATTGCCAGTAGCATGGGCATCTATAGACGTTCCGTCAGAGAAATACACCATTAACATGCTTTATCGTCCAGATCTATTAAAGGATGACCCCGATTATCTTAGGCTTATATCTTGGATGGGAAAGTTAGGGGAAAAACATGATCCATACGAGGTTAAGAAGGGCGAGGAGGTTATAGGGTATATTTATTATGGATATCCAAAATATACAACTTGGATCAGATTACTCCCTTTCGTGGTTTTGGTTATAAGTCTGGCGGCTTCTATTTTCTTAGTGGAAGCCGGGAGGGTGATCCATACTTATGAAGTTGAGACAATCTGGGCAAACTTTGCCAGGGGCCTTGCACACCAGATGGGAACGCCGGTTTCCGCTTTAATGGGGTGGCTTGAGTTTTTGAAGACGGGAAATTGTAGTGATAAGATAATAACCGCCATGGAGAAGGATATTTTGAGGCTCAGGTCTATTTTGCAGAGGTTTTCCCGCGTAGGTGGAAAGGTAAAGAAAGAGGTGGTTCGTGTTGATGAAATGCTGAAAGAATTAATTAGCGAATTAAAGGAAAGATTCTTGAAAAATGTTGAAGTTACACTTGAATGCGAAGCAGGTCTTACCGTTGAGGCGGATAGGGAGCTTCTTGCATGGGCCTTCGAAAATTTGATTAAAAACTCTTACGAAGCACTGGGACCAAGCGGAAAAATTGTAGTTAAGGCTTTGAAAGACGTTGGAGAAGTAGTTATCAGATTTGTTGATAATGGAAAGGGTTTTGATTCTAAACAAGCCAGAAAGGTCTTTAAGGAGTCCTTTTCAACGAAGGAGCATGGTTGGGGTATAGGATTACTTCTTGCAAGAAGGATTGTTGAAGATATTCATGGTGGGAAAATAAAACTTGTAAAGTCAGAACCTTTTGTGGAGACCATTTTTGAGGTGAGATTAAATGAAAAGGGTAGTGATTGA
- a CDS encoding ABC transporter ATP-binding protein yields the protein MLNGFSLGIISPVLRMLFYKENAPLYSEKKLPVVGKIFNRFILQVPPLEAVRNLAILIVVFYLIKAIITYFQKLSGVYVQEKVVRDLREALFKKILSLPLSFFHKKSSGEVISHFINDINLLKTSITHGVYVLVSETATLIAYLILAFMASWHLTLFALLVIPATLLVITAVSRKLRKRSKASQEKMGNIATVLYETLTGIKVIKSFGTEKKEEDRFNKSSKDYFKSVLRFHYLGALASPLTEFLTMTVAAMLLVYGGILIFKLQILTPDRFFVFLAAALTMISPLKHLSQINVYLQEGAAASKRLLEIFDLPEYKWEGKIPFEGIKEKIELRNVMFSYPEVGFTLKDINLEIKKGEKVAIVGPTGAGKTTLVDIILGFYRVEAGEILIDGLSLYEYDYDSFRSKVAVVPQEVLLFGGTIRDNLLYAAVDVDEEDLRDICRKTKVEEIYERFPEGLNAKVGERGITLSGGERQRIALARALLRKPSILVLDEATSALDSETEEAIKEALSEITKDTTVITIAHRLVTVLSSDKIVVLDDGKILAVGRHSELYQSCELYKRLFDSQFQYTL from the coding sequence ATGCTCAATGGGTTTTCTCTTGGTATCATCTCGCCTGTTCTAAGGATGCTCTTTTATAAGGAAAATGCACCACTTTACTCTGAGAAGAAGCTACCTGTTGTTGGAAAGATTTTTAACCGTTTTATTCTTCAAGTTCCACCTCTTGAAGCTGTGAGAAACCTTGCCATATTGATTGTTGTTTTTTATCTTATAAAGGCCATCATTACTTATTTTCAGAAGTTGTCAGGGGTTTATGTTCAAGAAAAGGTAGTAAGGGATCTAAGAGAAGCGCTGTTTAAAAAAATACTTTCCCTACCTCTCTCCTTTTTCCATAAAAAGAGCTCAGGAGAGGTTATTTCACATTTTATTAATGATATTAATTTGCTTAAAACTTCAATTACTCATGGTGTTTATGTACTTGTAAGTGAAACTGCGACACTGATTGCATACCTAATACTTGCATTTATGGCCAGCTGGCATTTGACTCTCTTTGCACTTCTTGTAATTCCTGCAACTCTTCTCGTTATAACAGCCGTAAGTAGAAAGCTGCGTAAGAGATCGAAGGCATCACAGGAGAAGATGGGCAATATCGCAACCGTTCTTTATGAAACTCTGACTGGGATAAAGGTTATTAAAAGTTTTGGAACGGAAAAGAAGGAAGAAGATAGGTTTAACAAGAGTTCAAAAGACTATTTCAAGTCTGTGCTTCGGTTTCATTATTTGGGAGCCTTGGCTTCTCCTTTAACAGAGTTCCTTACGATGACCGTTGCGGCAATGTTGCTTGTCTACGGCGGTATTCTCATTTTCAAGTTGCAAATTTTAACCCCCGATAGATTCTTCGTTTTCCTTGCAGCAGCCCTTACGATGATTTCTCCTCTCAAACATTTATCTCAAATTAACGTTTATTTGCAGGAAGGTGCTGCTGCTTCAAAAAGACTCTTAGAAATTTTTGATCTGCCTGAATATAAATGGGAAGGGAAGATTCCTTTTGAGGGGATCAAAGAAAAAATTGAATTAAGGAATGTTATGTTCTCCTACCCTGAAGTGGGTTTCACTTTGAAAGACATTAATCTTGAGATTAAAAAGGGTGAGAAGGTGGCTATTGTGGGCCCAACAGGTGCTGGTAAAACCACTTTGGTGGATATCATTCTTGGATTTTATAGAGTGGAAGCAGGTGAGATACTTATAGACGGGTTAAGTTTATATGAATATGACTATGATTCCTTCCGATCAAAGGTAGCAGTAGTGCCTCAGGAAGTGCTGCTCTTTGGTGGAACAATCAGAGATAATTTGTTATATGCAGCTGTGGATGTCGATGAAGAGGATTTGAGGGACATCTGTAGAAAGACAAAAGTTGAAGAAATTTATGAAAGATTTCCAGAGGGATTGAATGCGAAGGTGGGTGAAAGGGGAATTACCCTCTCTGGAGGCGAAAGACAAAGGATTGCCCTTGCAAGGGCCCTTTTAAGGAAGCCTTCTATACTCGTCCTTGACGAGGCTACTTCAGCGCTGGACTCTGAAACGGAAGAGGCCATTAAAGAGGCACTTTCGGAGATTACTAAAGATACGACGGTGATAACTATAGCCCACCGTTTGGTAACGGTTTTGTCCTCAGACAAAATAGTGGTACTTGATGATGGAAAAATTCTCGCTGTTGGAAGGCATAGCGAACTTTACCAGAGTTGCGAGCTGTACAAGAGACTTTTTGACTCTCAATTCCAGTATACATTATGA
- a CDS encoding HD domain-containing phosphohydrolase has translation MRPIKYYFNLLIYGIIFPVMVISATLVSYYSWKQVSKVSSLVQKQIDSRIESVINSILSSIYGHLASEMKIIERVLSESKFEFERAIIKLKGYDTIDKQSVKERTEILFMNTDFTDFNFYVVNPKGDIVWATEADSEIHALLSMQNFLDCVKEELALKGICVYPFSFAGFSGVGRTLAFQKLSNGDIIALSLKLNPELYLPQIEKVKDFSIFIEKVRLFNLNGIPITFGDTASFKPLKWWEFYKRDLKNTFYVNTLGTWSEPLNAYIRLNFLEMHSIFIVSVLVFFALLILTYIVAFKEYRAIRKDIGKIQNYVSKLEANEYPQFDSQDFKIKEVFEVASTLSLLVNRLKEEERKSIDIIIRRKEAFVDFAEKLAIVAESYEHQTGEHLMRVKYLTGLIVNRLELDRDYADQIINYSVLHDIGKIYIPIDVLQAQRKLNPAEWELVKKHTIYGANLFSDPEFLVAKEICLYHHENYDGSGYPFGLRGEEIPLPGRIVKIVDVYDALRSERPYKRAYTHSQAVKIMTEGDERVKPGDFDPVLISIFLEEIEKVDLQSLYGG, from the coding sequence TTGAGGCCAATTAAATATTACTTCAATTTATTGATCTATGGCATTATTTTTCCCGTTATGGTAATTTCTGCTACGTTGGTGTCTTACTATTCATGGAAGCAGGTTTCAAAAGTTTCTTCTCTCGTACAAAAACAGATTGATTCAAGGATTGAGAGTGTCATAAATTCCATACTTTCATCGATTTATGGACATTTGGCTTCGGAAATGAAAATTATTGAGAGGGTCCTATCTGAAAGTAAATTTGAATTTGAGAGAGCGATTATTAAGTTGAAAGGCTACGATACAATCGATAAGCAATCGGTTAAAGAAAGGACAGAAATCCTTTTTATGAATACCGATTTTACTGACTTCAACTTTTACGTAGTTAATCCCAAGGGGGACATTGTATGGGCGACAGAGGCAGATTCTGAAATTCATGCACTTCTTAGTATGCAGAATTTTTTGGACTGCGTTAAAGAAGAATTGGCTTTGAAAGGGATATGTGTTTATCCCTTTTCTTTTGCCGGGTTTTCGGGCGTTGGTCGAACTTTAGCATTTCAAAAGCTTAGTAACGGTGATATCATCGCTTTAAGTTTAAAGTTGAATCCAGAACTTTATCTTCCCCAAATTGAAAAGGTTAAAGACTTTTCTATATTTATTGAGAAGGTAAGGTTATTCAATTTAAATGGAATTCCGATAACTTTTGGAGATACCGCTTCTTTTAAACCTTTGAAATGGTGGGAATTTTACAAGCGTGATTTAAAAAATACTTTTTATGTAAACACCTTGGGGACCTGGTCAGAACCATTAAATGCTTATATTCGGCTTAACTTTCTGGAGATGCATTCAATTTTCATTGTAAGCGTACTGGTGTTTTTCGCTCTGTTAATTTTAACTTACATTGTTGCCTTTAAGGAATACCGGGCAATAAGAAAAGACATTGGTAAGATACAAAATTATGTTTCAAAGCTTGAAGCCAATGAGTATCCTCAGTTTGATTCTCAAGACTTCAAGATAAAAGAAGTCTTTGAGGTCGCATCTACGTTAAGTTTGCTGGTTAATAGGCTGAAGGAAGAGGAAAGAAAATCAATTGATATTATTATCAGAAGAAAGGAGGCCTTTGTTGACTTTGCTGAGAAGCTTGCAATAGTTGCAGAAAGTTATGAACACCAGACGGGCGAGCATTTGATGAGGGTAAAGTATTTAACGGGACTTATCGTTAACAGGCTTGAACTTGACAGGGATTACGCTGATCAGATAATAAACTATTCGGTTCTTCACGATATTGGTAAAATTTATATCCCCATTGATGTATTGCAGGCTCAGAGAAAATTGAATCCTGCTGAATGGGAGCTGGTAAAGAAACATACGATTTATGGTGCAAATCTTTTTTCTGATCCCGAGTTTCTTGTGGCAAAGGAAATTTGTCTGTATCACCACGAGAACTATGATGGGAGTGGTTATCCCTTTGGGCTAAGGGGTGAAGAGATACCATTGCCGGGCAGAATTGTAAAAATTGTTGATGTTTATGACGCTTTAAGGAGTGAGAGGCCTTACAAAAGGGCCTATACTCATTCTCAGGCTGTTAAGATTATGACCGAAGGTGATGAGAGGGTAAAGCCAGGTGATTTTGACCCGGTCTTGATCTCCATTTTCCTTGAAGAGATTGAAAAAGTTGATCTTCAGAGCCTTTACGGTGGGTGA